One Melanotaenia boesemani isolate fMelBoe1 chromosome 8, fMelBoe1.pri, whole genome shotgun sequence DNA segment encodes these proteins:
- the LOC121644617 gene encoding FYVE and coiled-coil domain-containing protein 1-like: MASSSSSSSSVGDKQLQRIIRDLRDAVVELSKEHKGSGEPITDDSASLHKFFYKLEYLLQFDQKEKTTFLGQRKDYWDYFCDCLIKIKGANDGIRFVKSIPELKTSLGKGRAFIRYSLVHQRLADTLQQCLINQKVTSDWYYARSPFLKSHLTADIINHLYELNQIQFDVAARGYDLDADWPTFARRTLGTGSAAFLWKPPSRCSSINSLVSSFSHPQTQEFVPVPELSQSLFGELGEPSPCSIAEDLRIELDQSELKQQELLVRVQELSKESAELKSVVKDLQGQLSSQTSCTSASAAIQSEQETSNEDKVNLHQSSRKSSVTDLKERLAATENKNMELLSKLDEALKEKGQQAASYCDSAWKIQELLEKLKAAEEERLDAKREAEDEIRHSELLSQELKLREEELRNSEAKLAEVKAGAHEEREAALTRLEELQSAVGRIQGALTVKEKETGNLRAQLQDLQASLESRERQAEDLRKRLQEEREEVEQRYGMTTSQSEEFDSQMLDLRKTLKNREKELAASSERIKHLEEQLEKLNVEREMICSQLDDKDISVCDETVNTGDYKTQCSSLMEINTKLLQRISKSEASMSELTESRAALLDQLATLKASEKHFKGRVEAANMSVEDREKSLLDENLHLQETFQKILIQKEESDSHMKKLELENTKLLDAQSSLNKHLAINQQKLDSLTTKAEKLEKSLTVSQRGHVELLEKLHETEAKLREQTVKCHLLQARRDEVESRTGEVHDEKGAAESNEKMQKLHTEHQNSSLEMKEAPIRLVIAEAQLELNLREVTRLREEVVELRAQLLAGNEERMKIEALQEVTEASKEDLRVLADQLKVQAEELNRRHVDEILRSREREEALIRDRDGEAQARAGLAAEVTASREELDQLKLRYDALCLENSESREALHRANTETAELGVHVCMLTAENEEARLRWDGLSARLHELEEAAAQEAERLNTCKEQLCQENQELHSQLRDAEDVLASRQKLQTEMNQTQQEAKASQETSQEEIQVLRFQLSSQAMCHENQLQSLNRELQEVKVQLATEQEKVVNHENKLKHMEGTNQRYCQQIEEKNIQMADSANLILQKEDEIIHLKQNLSRSEDSLAAAQQACQEMAENLRRVTQDKQSFDLKTAAELDDLYRTKINLEERLVELIREKDALWQKSDALEFEQKLRDEETERDVNYCLGCHTQFSWWLRKYNCRLCGRPFCYYCCSNTVSTLQGGNRERCCGDCYTQHSAVIERHPQEEMVHSTPGTPFSRLLQAGRAVAGVAGGDEGGKLDDGVFDIITEEEVSGVYDSDSLSFSTACSPEHRQQGAAQLNSSASTGDITSEDVDGLGAAVQDAEICLLKSGELTLSVHFSVDDISGFGDSSQELFIKSSCYSIIPITMNSPGPTVSWTFTSEPKSISFSVVYRESAETPLEQAKVLIPLTRCNSHKETIQGELKVRNAGEYTLIFDNSFSRFISKKVLYHLSLDKPVVYDGSDLL, encoded by the exons TTGAAGACATCACTAGGGAAAGGAAGGGCCTTCATCCGCTACTCCCTCGTTCACCAGCGTCTTGCTGACACTCTGCAGCAGTGTCTCATAAATCAGAAGGTCACAAG TGACTGGTATTATGCCCGGAGTCCTTTCCTCAAGTCTCATCTCACTGCTGATATAATCAACCACCTTTATGAGCTCAACCAGATCCAGTTTGATGTGGCAGCCAGAGGTTATGACCTTGATGCAGATTGGCCAACATTTGCAAG GCGAACATTAGGAACTGGCTCGGCGGCTTTTCTATGGAAACCTCCAAGTCGTTGTTCCAGCATCAACAGTCTGGTTAGCAGCTTTTCACACCCACAG ACACAGGAGTTTGTCCCAGTCCCAGAATTAAGTCAAAGTCTGTTTGGTGAACTGGGAGAGCCATCTCCCTGCAGCATTGCAGAAGACCTCCGTATCGAGCTTGACCAGTCTGAGCTCAAACAGCAGGAGCTTTTGGTTCGGGTTCAAGAGTTGAGCAAAGAGTCGGCTGAACTGAAAAGTGTCGTTAAAGACCTCCAAGGCCAGTTGTCATCTCAAACATCTTGCACTTCAGCATCTGCAGCAATCCAAAGTGAACAAGAAACAAGTAATGAGGACAAAGTAAATCTCCATCAAAGTAGCAGGAAATCGTCTGTCACTGACTTAAAAGAGAGACTTGCagctactgaaaacaaaaatatggaGCTCCTTTCTAAGTTAGACGAGGCTCTTAAAGAAAAGGGACAACAAGCTGCCAGCTACTGTGACTCAGCCTGGAAAATCCAGGAACTTCTGGAAAAACTCAAGGCTGCAGAAGAGGAGAGGTTGGATGCAAAGAGAGAAGCCGAGGACGAAATCAGGCACTCTGAGCTTCTGTCACAGGAACTAAAACTCAGAGAAGAGGAGTTGAGGAACAGTGAGGCGAAGCTAGCTGAAGTGAAAGCAGGAGCCCATGAGGAACGGGAGGCGGCACTCACGCGGTTAGAGGAACTCCAAAGTGCGGTCGGTCGAATTCAGGGAGCACTTACTGTAAAAGAGAAGGAGACAGGAAACTTGAGAGCCCAGCTTCAGGATCTGCAAGCCTCTCTGGAGTCCAGAGAACGGCAGGCAGAGGATTTGAGGAAAAGACtgcaggaggagagggaggaggtaGAGCAGAGATATGGTATGACTACCAGCCAGAGTGAAGAATTTGACAGTCAGATGCTGGATTTAAGAAAAACtctaaaaaacagagagaaggaGCTAGCTGCTAGTTCAGAAAGGATCAAACATTTAGAGGAGCAGCTAGAGAAGCTTAATGTTGAAAGAGAAATGATTTGCTCTCAACTTGATGATAAGGATATCAGTGTCTGTGATGAAACTGTCAACACTGGGGACTACAAAACCCAGTGCAGCAGTCTCATGGAAATTAACACAAAGCTTCTCCAAAGGATTAGTAAGAGCGAGGCGAGCATGTCAGAGCTGACTGAGAGCAGGGCTGCCCTGTTAGACCAGCTGGCCACTTTGAAGGCCTCTGAGAAACACTTTAAGGGTAGAGTTGAAGCTGCAAACATGAGTGTGGAAGACAGAGAGAAGAGCCTTTTAGATGAAAACCTGCACCTTCAGGAGACTTTTCAAAAGATACTTATCCAGAAGGAAGAATCAGATAGTCATATGAAGAAGTTAGAACTTGAGAATACAAAGCTTTTAGATGCCCAATCATCATTGAATAAGCACTTAGCCATAAACCAACAGAAACTGGACTCCCTCACTACCAAAGCTGAAAAGTTGGAGAAGAGCCTCACAGTTTCCCAAAGAGGCCACGTGGAGTTACTTGAAAAACTTCACGAGACTGAAGCTAAGCTGAGAGAGCAGACTGTGAAATGTCATCTCCTTCAGGCAAGAAGAGATGAGGTGGAGAGCAGGACTGGAGAGGTGCATGATGAAAAGGGAGCTGCAGAGAGCAATGAAAAAATGCAGAAGCTTCACACTGAACATCAGAACTCCTCATTAGAGATGAAAGAGGCCCCGATCAGGCTGGTTATAGCTGAAGCTCAACTGGAACTCAACCTTAGAGAGGTAACCAGACTCAGAGAAGAGGTGGTGGAGCTTAGGGCTCAACTCCTGGCAGGAAATGAGGAGAGGATGAAGATTGAGGCACTTCAGGAGGTGACAGAGGCCTCCAAAGAGGATCTCCGTGTTTTAGcagatcaactgaaggtccaggcTGAGGAGCTAAACCGTCGGCATGTGGACGAAATTCTTCGATCTCGGGAGCGAGAGGAGGCTCTTATCCGTGACCGTGATGGTGAAGCGCAAGCGCGAGCAGGTCTGGCTGCAGAGGTGACGGCCTCCAGAGAGGAGCTTGATCAATTAAAATTGCGCTATGACGCCTTGTGTTTGGAGAACAGTGAATCTCGAGAGGCCCTTCACAGAGCCAACACGGAGACAGCAGAGCtaggtgtgcatgtgtgcatgctgACCGCTGAGAATGAGGAGGCCCGTCTGCGTTGGGATGGGCTGTCTGCGAGACTGCACGAGCTGGAGGAGGCGGCAGCTCAGGAGGCAGAGAGGCTGAACACCTGCAAGGAGCAGCTTTGTCAGGAGAACCAAGAGCTCCACAGTCAGCTCCGTGATGCTGAGGATGTGTTGGCATCCAGACAGAAACTGCAGACAGAGATGAACCAGACGCAACAAGAGGCCAAGGCCTCACAGGAGACGAGCCAGGAGGAGATTCAGGTTCTCCGGTTTCAGCTCAGCAGCCAAGCCATGTGCCATGAAAACCAACTTCAG AGTCTTAATCGGGAGTTACAAGAAGTGAAGGTGCAGCTGGCGACTGAGCAGGAGAAGGTAGTCAACCACGAGAACAAACTGAAGCACATGGAG GGTACGAATCAGAGATATTGCCAACAGATTGAGGAGAAAAACATCCAGATGGCCGATTCGGCAAATCTCATCCTGCAGAAAGAGGACGAGATAATTCATctgaaacagaatttatcaaG GTCTGAGGACAGCCTAGCAGCAGCTCAGCAAGCCTGTCAGGAGATGGCTGAAAATCTACGGAGGGTCACACAGGACAAACAGAGCTTCGATCTCAAGACGGCTGCTGAACTCGATGATCTCTATCGTACCAAAATCAATTTAGAGGAAAGACTGGTTGAGCTCATCCG GGAAAAAGATGCACTTTGGCAAAAGTCTGATGCTCTGGAGTTTGAGCAGAAACTGCGTGAtgaggagacagagagggaCGTCAACTACTGTCTAGGCTGTCATACTCAGTTCAGCTGGTGGCTCCGTAAATACAACTGCAG ATTGTGTGGGCGTCCCTTCTGCTACTACTGCTGCAGCAACACAGTGAGCACCCTGCAGGGCGGCAACAGAGAGCGCTGCTGTGGGGACTGCTACACCCAGCACAGTGCAGTCATTGAGCGACACCCACAGGAGGAAATGGTTCACAGCACGCCTGGGACACCGTTCAGCCGCTTGCTGCAGGCTGGTCGAGCCGTGGCCGGTGTTGCAG gaggagatgaaggaggaaagCTGGATGATGGTGTTTTTGACATtatcacagaggaggaggtgagCGGGGTTTACGACAGTGACTCCCTCTCTTTTTCCACCGCCTGCTCTCCTGAACATAGACAGCAGGGGGCGGCACAGCT AAACAGCAGTGCCAGTACAGGAGACATCACATCAGAGGATGTTGACGGCCTCGGTGCAGCAGTACAGGATGCAGAGATCTGCCTTTTGAAGTCTGGAGAGCTCAC GCTCTCTGTCCACTTCTCGGTGGATGACATCTCTGGGTTTGGGGACAGCTCCCAAGAGCTCTTCATCAAGTCCAGCTGTTACAGCATCATCCCTATAACCATGAACTCTCCTGGTCCCACTGTCTCCTGGACGTTCACCTCCGAACCAAAGAGCATCTCCTTCAGTGTGGTCTACAGGGAGAGTGCAGAGACTCCTCTGGAGCAGGCCAAG GTTTTGATTCCCCTGACTCGCTGTAACTCCCACAAAGAAACAATACAGGGAGAACTGAAAGTCAGAAACGCAGGAGAATACACCCTCATCTTTGACAACTCTTTCTCCAG GTTCATTTCAAAGAAAGTGCTGTATCATCTGAGTCTAGACAAGCCTGTGGTCTACGATGGATCTGACCTTCTCTGA